A DNA window from Labrys wisconsinensis contains the following coding sequences:
- a CDS encoding ABC transporter permease produces the protein MAMVTAPLAIAEPRTASVSRRILAAAWRMTSFRIGFFVFVALLLVSAIYPELSSISATKMVVRDKFLPPLFLGDKWTWIHPLGTDQLGRDMLMRCLIGLRYSLLIGIVTVVLIFVIGCGVGLLAGFKGRWWDTIIMRVTDAQLSIPMIILAITILGVSKPEPVTIIAVLALSGWPLYARVARSAAVTERGKEYVRGLRVLGAGDWRILLLYAAPNILPPIAFVAVLDVARMMIFEAILGFLGLGIQPPTPSFGSIIADSRKYLINAWWIATSPGVFLAVALTAINLMGSALEKARNKIYGGS, from the coding sequence ATGGCCATGGTCACCGCTCCCCTCGCGATCGCCGAGCCCCGGACCGCATCCGTCAGCCGCCGCATCCTCGCGGCGGCCTGGCGCATGACGAGCTTCCGCATCGGCTTCTTCGTCTTCGTGGCGTTGCTTCTGGTCTCGGCGATCTATCCCGAGTTGTCCTCGATCAGCGCCACCAAGATGGTGGTGAGGGACAAATTCCTGCCGCCGCTGTTCCTCGGCGACAAATGGACATGGATCCATCCGCTCGGCACCGACCAGCTCGGCCGCGACATGCTGATGCGCTGCCTGATCGGCCTGCGCTATTCCCTGCTGATCGGCATCGTCACCGTGGTGCTGATCTTCGTGATCGGCTGCGGCGTCGGCCTGCTCGCCGGCTTCAAGGGCCGGTGGTGGGACACGATCATCATGCGCGTCACCGACGCGCAGCTCTCGATCCCGATGATCATCCTGGCCATCACCATCCTCGGCGTCTCCAAGCCCGAGCCGGTCACCATCATCGCCGTGCTCGCCCTCTCCGGCTGGCCGCTCTACGCCCGCGTCGCCCGCAGCGCCGCCGTCACCGAGCGCGGCAAGGAATATGTGCGCGGCCTGCGCGTGCTCGGCGCCGGCGACTGGCGCATCCTGCTGCTCTACGCCGCGCCCAACATCCTGCCGCCGATCGCCTTCGTCGCCGTGCTCGACGTGGCGCGGATGATGATCTTCGAAGCCATCCTCGGCTTCCTCGGCCTCGGCATCCAGCCCCCGACCCCCAGCTTCGGCAGCATCATCGCCGACAGCCGCAAATACCTGATCAACGCCTGGTGGATCGCCACCAGCCCCGGCGTGTTCCTGGCCGTGGCGCTGACCGCGATCAACCTGATGGGCTCGGCCCTGGAGAAGGCGCGCAACAAGATCTACGGAGGCAGCTGA
- a CDS encoding ABC transporter ATP-binding protein, with amino-acid sequence MEASLILEARDLTVVPTNGAAPVIEGVGFRLHSSEILGIFGESGAGKTVLSRALADWLPESLTYAGGSVAFAGKDIRGGPSACRIGRDIAYIGSKPQSSLDPTEPVGVQIAEKLRSVRPEWTARDCRDRVLQLLTEVRIPSPQERYWDYPSKFSGGMMQRAMIVDAICAEPAVLIADNITQPLDVTIAAQIVALLHDLCLKHRMATIYLSASLATLGQFGGRTAVLQHGRLVEQQGFADLIARPQSDYTAKAIANVPRIWSTADGPVSRRRAGEAPLMRILDAHRTYKVRKRGTFNTYRNVQAVRGVTFDILPRENFGIVGESGCGKSTLTRLLAWLETPDRGDIQLAGTSLAALSRRSLLDKRSEFQLLLQDPYNALPPRTTVGRMIEEGLRLRGGLSRRELRERVVAAMREVGLAPALYDQLPNALSTGERQRISIARALILSPKLLILDETLSALDQGEQAKLIDLFSQLQEKNDLTYVFISHDLAMVRKVCTRIAVMYLGEMVEIADNHDLFFDPQHPYTKALLSAAPTLEDKPFDPGDYLLEGEPPSPIDIPPGCSFASRCPQAFGRCRAETPRLREHKPGRFAACHLLDTEEVGEAAAA; translated from the coding sequence ATGGAGGCATCCCTGATCCTGGAAGCGCGCGACCTCACCGTCGTCCCGACGAACGGCGCCGCGCCGGTGATCGAGGGCGTCGGCTTCCGCCTCCATTCCTCCGAGATCCTCGGCATCTTCGGCGAGAGCGGCGCCGGCAAGACCGTGCTGAGCCGCGCCCTGGCCGACTGGCTGCCGGAGAGCCTCACCTATGCCGGCGGCTCCGTCGCCTTCGCCGGGAAGGACATTCGCGGCGGCCCCTCCGCCTGCCGCATCGGCCGCGACATCGCCTATATCGGCTCCAAGCCGCAGAGCTCGCTCGACCCGACCGAGCCGGTCGGGGTCCAGATCGCCGAGAAGCTGCGCAGCGTGCGGCCGGAATGGACGGCCCGGGACTGCCGCGACCGCGTCCTGCAGCTCCTCACCGAGGTGCGCATCCCCTCGCCGCAGGAGCGCTACTGGGACTATCCGTCCAAGTTCTCCGGCGGCATGATGCAGCGCGCCATGATCGTCGACGCGATCTGCGCCGAGCCGGCGGTGCTGATCGCCGACAACATCACCCAGCCGCTCGACGTCACCATCGCGGCGCAGATCGTGGCGCTGCTGCACGACCTCTGCCTGAAGCACCGGATGGCGACGATCTACCTCTCCGCCTCGCTGGCGACGCTCGGCCAGTTCGGCGGCCGCACCGCCGTGCTGCAGCACGGCCGGCTGGTGGAGCAGCAGGGCTTCGCCGACCTCATCGCGCGGCCGCAATCGGACTATACCGCCAAGGCCATCGCCAACGTGCCGCGCATCTGGTCCACCGCCGATGGGCCGGTGTCCCGGCGCAGGGCCGGCGAGGCGCCGCTGATGCGCATCCTGGACGCCCATCGCACCTACAAGGTGCGCAAGCGCGGCACGTTCAACACTTATCGCAATGTCCAGGCGGTGCGCGGCGTCACCTTCGACATCCTGCCGCGCGAGAATTTCGGCATCGTCGGCGAATCCGGCTGCGGCAAGTCTACGCTGACGCGCCTGCTGGCCTGGCTGGAGACGCCCGACCGCGGCGACATCCAGCTCGCCGGCACCTCGCTGGCGGCACTGAGCCGGCGCTCGCTCCTCGACAAGCGCAGCGAGTTCCAGCTCCTGCTGCAGGACCCCTACAACGCCCTGCCGCCGCGCACCACTGTGGGCCGGATGATCGAGGAGGGCCTGCGGCTGCGCGGCGGCCTGTCGCGCCGGGAGCTGCGCGAGCGGGTGGTGGCGGCGATGCGCGAGGTCGGCCTTGCCCCCGCCCTCTACGACCAGCTGCCCAACGCCCTCTCCACCGGCGAGCGCCAGCGCATCTCCATCGCCCGGGCGCTGATCCTCTCGCCCAAGCTCCTGATCCTGGACGAGACCCTCTCGGCCCTCGACCAGGGCGAGCAGGCCAAGCTGATCGACCTGTTCTCGCAGCTCCAGGAGAAGAACGACCTCACCTATGTCTTCATCTCGCACGACCTCGCCATGGTGCGGAAGGTCTGCACCCGCATCGCGGTGATGTATCTCGGCGAGATGGTCGAGATCGCCGACAACCACGACCTGTTCTTCGACCCGCAGCACCCCTACACCAAGGCGCTGCTCTCGGCCGCGCCGACGCTGGAGGACAAGCCCTTCGATCCCGGCGACTACCTCCTGGAAGGCGAGCCCCCCAGCCCGATCGACATCCCGCCCGGCTGCAGCTTCGCCTCGCGCTGCCCGCAGGCCTTCGGCCGCTGCCGCGCCGAGACGCCGAGGCTGCGTGAACACAAGCCAGGGCGCTTCGCCGCCTGCCATTTGCTCGACACGGAGGAGGTGGGAGAGGCCGCAGCGGCGTGA
- a CDS encoding SDR family NAD(P)-dependent oxidoreductase yields the protein MSQDLAGQTAVITGGVRGIGLGVGLHLAGRGCAVALWDVDPDGFDPDAAGFAPALVERVDVADEGAVTRAARAAEARLGHVDILVNNAGINGPVRPVADYPLREWERVLAIDLTGVFLCCRALVPGMVGRGYGRIVNVASIAGKEGTPGVSAYCAAKAGVIGFTKALAREVVTAGVTVNAVTPVMAETAILAEMTPEHIALTKAKIPMGRLVTVEEIAATIGWAASPACSFTTGAVFDISGGRADY from the coding sequence ATGTCCCAGGACCTTGCCGGCCAGACGGCCGTGATCACCGGCGGCGTGCGCGGCATCGGCCTCGGCGTCGGGCTGCACCTCGCCGGGCGCGGCTGCGCCGTCGCGCTCTGGGACGTCGACCCCGACGGCTTCGATCCCGATGCGGCGGGCTTCGCGCCGGCCCTGGTCGAGCGCGTCGACGTGGCGGACGAGGGCGCCGTCACCCGCGCCGCCCGCGCGGCCGAGGCCCGCCTCGGGCATGTCGACATCCTCGTCAACAATGCCGGGATCAACGGGCCGGTCCGGCCGGTGGCCGACTATCCCCTGCGCGAGTGGGAGCGCGTGCTCGCCATCGACCTCACCGGCGTGTTCCTGTGCTGCCGGGCCCTGGTGCCGGGCATGGTCGGGCGCGGCTATGGCCGCATCGTCAACGTCGCCTCGATCGCCGGCAAGGAGGGCACGCCCGGCGTCTCCGCCTATTGCGCCGCCAAGGCCGGCGTCATCGGCTTCACCAAGGCGCTGGCGCGCGAGGTGGTGACCGCCGGCGTGACGGTCAACGCCGTCACGCCGGTCATGGCCGAGACCGCGATCCTGGCGGAGATGACGCCCGAGCACATCGCCCTGACCAAGGCCAAGATCCCGATGGGCCGCCTCGTCACGGTCGAGGAGATCGCCGCGACCATCGGCTGGGCGGCGAGCCCCGCCTGCAGCTTCACGACGGGCGCCGTGTTCGACATTTCCGGCGGCCGCGCCGATTATTGA
- a CDS encoding Gfo/Idh/MocA family protein yields MTAPLRVAVIGAGYIGRRHADWLAAHPGCVVAGIADPADAAREHCAARGIPWFADFRDLIGRADAAVVAAPNALHLAVGLACLEHGLPVLVEKPLADTAAAATAFAAAARRSGVPVLVGFYRRHGAVLQEARRRIAAGDLGRIVTASLRLVFLKPDVYFEPAWRRSPGGGPLLINAIHDIDALRYLLGEMTGVQAVLANAARGFAVEDSGAILMTFESGAIATAILSDSVASPYSWDINAAEDSVYPAYGKDVYLIGGTAASLALPELRRWSYPGERGWTQPLAEETLPVAPVDPYRAQCAHFIRVARGEEAPAVTAEDAARTQIVAEAIREAAETGRRIDLAPRFAALDDALAA; encoded by the coding sequence ATGACCGCCCCGCTGCGCGTCGCCGTCATCGGCGCAGGCTATATCGGCCGCCGGCATGCCGACTGGCTGGCGGCGCATCCCGGCTGCGTCGTCGCCGGCATCGCCGATCCCGCCGACGCCGCGCGCGAGCACTGCGCCGCGCGGGGGATCCCGTGGTTCGCGGATTTCCGCGACCTCATCGGCCGCGCCGACGCCGCCGTGGTGGCGGCGCCGAACGCGCTCCATCTGGCCGTCGGCCTCGCCTGCCTGGAGCATGGCCTGCCCGTGCTGGTGGAGAAGCCGCTCGCCGACACCGCCGCGGCGGCAACGGCCTTCGCCGCCGCGGCGCGGCGCTCCGGCGTGCCGGTCCTGGTCGGCTTCTACCGCCGCCACGGCGCCGTGCTGCAGGAGGCCCGCCGGCGCATCGCCGCCGGCGACCTCGGCCGGATCGTCACCGCGAGCCTGCGCCTCGTCTTCCTGAAGCCCGACGTCTATTTCGAACCCGCCTGGCGGCGCAGCCCCGGCGGCGGGCCGCTGCTGATCAACGCCATCCACGACATCGATGCGCTGCGCTACCTCCTCGGCGAGATGACCGGCGTCCAGGCGGTCCTCGCCAACGCCGCCCGCGGCTTCGCTGTCGAGGACAGCGGCGCGATCCTGATGACGTTCGAGAGCGGCGCCATCGCCACCGCCATCCTGTCCGACAGCGTCGCCTCGCCCTATTCCTGGGACATCAATGCGGCGGAGGACAGCGTCTATCCCGCCTATGGCAAGGACGTCTACCTCATCGGCGGCACCGCTGCCTCGCTCGCCCTGCCGGAGCTGCGGCGCTGGTCCTATCCCGGCGAAAGGGGTTGGACGCAGCCCCTGGCGGAGGAGACCCTGCCGGTGGCGCCCGTCGATCCCTACCGCGCCCAGTGCGCCCATTTCATCCGCGTCGCGCGCGGGGAGGAGGCGCCCGCCGTCACCGCCGAGGATGCCGCCCGCACCCAGATCGTCGCCGAGGCGATCCGCGAAGCGGCCGAGACCGGCCGGCGGATCGATCTCGCCCCGCGCTTCGCCGCCCTGGACGACGCCCTCGCCGCCTGA
- a CDS encoding ABC transporter substrate-binding protein codes for MSGMERPARLGLALAAGLAVALAGGAGAQEAGKVEIVYATFLDPTNTKDPRAAAQSRMVEAFEKANPGITVRVEVDSNQQASMRALRSRAGSPDVFRVNNFNAPEFVATGSVLPLDDLIARDKVDMKDWLLPLDAAKIDGKLYGMQQDFRIPILIYRKSLLEKAGVTPPRTFEEVCEAGGKLSKLGTVIGYAVPLGTSGGLGGAQPLAENMFSSMATETTGHYFAADGKAMTIDPDQLLKTLRTIKDLYGKCGATPKASVQFGYNEVHDGLRAGNVAMATYGLFRFRAIQQGGAGEDLAWAPPPAFAPDGKMAAYGYTVAVNANTAQKEAAWQFVKFMGSPEAQAIAAEGGEVVARASVYENAPLFKTPDGQRQKEWAQLIASRGQFLSYSIALTAFHQVIGDAAQRMVLRDMSPEDARSAIEKGYKDALAKATR; via the coding sequence ATGTCTGGCATGGAAAGACCGGCACGCCTGGGCCTTGCCCTGGCGGCGGGGCTGGCCGTCGCCCTCGCCGGCGGCGCCGGCGCGCAGGAGGCCGGCAAGGTCGAGATCGTCTACGCCACCTTCCTCGACCCGACCAACACCAAGGATCCGCGCGCCGCGGCCCAGAGCCGCATGGTCGAGGCCTTCGAGAAGGCCAATCCCGGCATCACGGTGCGGGTGGAGGTCGATTCCAACCAGCAGGCCAGCATGCGTGCCTTGCGCAGCCGGGCCGGCAGCCCGGACGTGTTCCGGGTCAACAACTTCAACGCCCCGGAATTCGTCGCGACCGGCTCCGTGCTGCCGCTCGACGATCTCATCGCCCGCGACAAGGTCGACATGAAGGACTGGCTGCTCCCGCTGGACGCGGCCAAGATCGACGGCAAGCTCTACGGCATGCAGCAGGATTTCCGCATCCCGATCCTGATCTACCGCAAGAGCCTGCTGGAGAAGGCCGGCGTCACCCCGCCGCGCACCTTCGAGGAGGTCTGCGAGGCCGGCGGCAAGCTCAGCAAGCTCGGCACCGTCATCGGCTATGCCGTGCCGCTCGGCACCAGCGGCGGCCTCGGCGGCGCCCAGCCCCTGGCCGAGAACATGTTCTCCTCGATGGCCACCGAGACGACCGGGCACTATTTCGCCGCGGACGGCAAGGCCATGACCATCGATCCCGACCAGCTCCTCAAGACGCTGCGCACCATCAAGGATCTCTACGGCAAGTGCGGCGCCACGCCGAAGGCCAGCGTCCAGTTCGGCTACAACGAGGTGCATGACGGCCTGCGCGCCGGCAACGTCGCCATGGCCACCTACGGCCTGTTCCGCTTCCGGGCGATCCAGCAGGGCGGCGCGGGCGAGGATCTGGCCTGGGCGCCGCCGCCGGCCTTCGCCCCCGACGGCAAGATGGCTGCCTACGGCTACACCGTCGCGGTCAACGCCAACACGGCGCAGAAGGAGGCCGCCTGGCAGTTCGTCAAGTTCATGGGCAGCCCCGAGGCCCAGGCCATCGCGGCCGAGGGCGGCGAGGTGGTGGCGCGCGCCTCGGTCTACGAGAACGCCCCGCTGTTCAAGACCCCGGACGGCCAGCGCCAGAAGGAATGGGCCCAGCTCATCGCCAGCCGCGGCCAGTTCCTGTCCTATTCCATCGCGCTCACCGCCTTCCACCAGGTCATCGGCGACGCGGCGCAGCGCATGGTGCTGCGCGACATGTCGCCCGAGGACGCCCGGAGCGCGATCGAGAAGGGCTACAAGGACGCCCTAGCCAAGGCCACCCGCTGA
- a CDS encoding ABC transporter substrate-binding protein, whose translation MINRRDLMLGALAGAGAFGFGRVNPDFLVNSAFAAEGRTLRFLGAEALTGNWDPTTHTNLGQLIVEGFVFGYLTRAPMRPEKPDELVFELAESLTPVDAFTLEVKLRQGIKFHDGTPFTSADVKATYEYGSQPDRPAQWYPGPVTVDIVDDHTCRINTKAHGYPAALYYYLSSFLPIMAAKDVANKAQLSARMNGTGPFKYVDQKGDTTILAANADFFLGAPKIPGLEYHFVGDTTTRTLSLLNGEADIIERLEQEQVETIAKDDKFAIHKAVSVENKYLFFRCSKKPFDDPRIRLAACHSIDRKQVLEVLGVSGTWSKAHISPVKFGYTEVADYPEYDPDKAQALLAEAGFPKGEGLPELTYYTSVGFYPKTKEYAELITGMLEEQGFKVNLQTLEVAAWGNLLYDKPGGGEGNMIDCGWCTGSPEPDLVIRTHFHSSSKRITGIVDKDIDAVLDKERNAASIEERKTILQEETLPTLARKAPALALFTSVFIHAYSKKLDGLYIYPNGMQDMSKATLA comes from the coding sequence ATGATCAATCGGAGAGACCTCATGCTGGGCGCGCTGGCGGGTGCCGGCGCCTTCGGCTTCGGCCGGGTCAATCCCGACTTCCTCGTCAATTCGGCCTTCGCGGCGGAGGGACGCACGCTGCGCTTCCTCGGCGCGGAGGCGCTGACCGGCAACTGGGACCCGACCACCCACACCAATCTCGGCCAGCTCATCGTCGAGGGCTTCGTCTTCGGCTATCTCACCCGCGCGCCGATGCGGCCGGAAAAGCCCGACGAGCTGGTGTTCGAGCTGGCGGAATCCTTGACGCCGGTCGATGCCTTCACCCTTGAGGTGAAGCTGCGCCAGGGCATCAAGTTCCACGACGGCACGCCGTTCACCTCGGCCGACGTCAAGGCGACCTACGAATATGGCTCCCAGCCCGACCGGCCGGCGCAATGGTATCCCGGCCCGGTGACGGTCGACATCGTCGACGACCATACCTGCCGCATCAACACCAAGGCCCACGGCTATCCCGCCGCGCTCTACTATTACCTCTCGTCCTTCCTGCCGATCATGGCGGCCAAGGACGTCGCCAACAAAGCCCAGCTCTCGGCGCGGATGAACGGCACCGGCCCGTTCAAATACGTCGACCAGAAGGGCGACACCACGATCCTCGCCGCCAATGCCGACTTCTTCCTCGGCGCGCCGAAGATCCCGGGCCTGGAGTACCACTTCGTCGGCGACACCACGACGCGCACCCTCTCCCTGCTCAACGGCGAGGCCGACATCATCGAGCGTCTGGAGCAGGAGCAGGTCGAGACCATCGCCAAGGACGACAAGTTCGCCATCCACAAGGCGGTGTCGGTGGAGAACAAGTACCTGTTCTTCCGCTGCTCCAAGAAGCCGTTCGACGATCCGCGCATCCGCCTCGCCGCCTGCCACTCCATCGACCGCAAGCAGGTGCTCGAGGTGCTCGGCGTCTCCGGCACCTGGTCCAAGGCGCATATCTCGCCGGTGAAGTTCGGCTATACCGAGGTGGCCGACTATCCCGAATATGATCCGGACAAGGCGCAGGCCCTGCTGGCCGAGGCCGGCTTCCCCAAGGGCGAGGGCCTGCCGGAGCTGACCTACTACACTTCGGTCGGCTTCTACCCCAAGACCAAGGAATATGCCGAGCTGATCACCGGCATGCTGGAGGAGCAGGGCTTCAAGGTGAACCTGCAGACGCTCGAGGTCGCGGCCTGGGGCAACCTGCTCTACGACAAGCCCGGCGGCGGCGAGGGCAACATGATCGACTGCGGCTGGTGCACCGGCTCGCCGGAGCCGGACCTGGTCATCCGCACCCATTTCCATTCCTCGTCCAAGCGCATCACCGGCATCGTCGACAAGGATATCGACGCGGTGCTGGACAAGGAGCGCAACGCCGCCTCGATCGAGGAGCGCAAGACAATCCTGCAGGAGGAGACGCTGCCGACCCTCGCCCGCAAGGCGCCGGCGCTGGCCCTGTTCACCTCGGTCTTCATCCACGCCTACAGCAAGAAGCTCGACGGGCTCTACATCTATCCCAACGGCATGCAGGACATGAGCAAGGCCACCCTGGCGTGA
- a CDS encoding ABC transporter permease, producing MLILEFLVKRIAQGLLIVGITSLIIFTLLRVVPGDPVRLIVGGMAPDNVVEEVAQKMGLRDPIIVQYGRYMAGLARGDLGQSYIRPRSGGVAAGGQYVDPTKAEMAPVADLILERLPLTLQLGGVALVFALIISFPIGVAGGLHQNGWQNALAFGVQSLFVSIPNFWLAIILILFLSVKLNWLPALGYKGFSYVLLPAFVLAVEISPFIIRTLTTALGEVMQASFIDEARVRGLSRRRIVYAHALRNSAVPLVNLLGIQLSTLIGGVLVIEYIFDYPGLGNLTVVSVLGRDFPVIQGIAITTSAVFVFINILVDLVAYLIDPRVEI from the coding sequence ATGTTGATCCTCGAGTTCCTGGTCAAGCGCATCGCGCAGGGCCTCCTCATCGTCGGCATCACCTCGCTGATCATCTTCACCCTGCTGCGGGTGGTGCCGGGCGATCCGGTGCGCCTGATCGTCGGCGGCATGGCGCCCGACAACGTGGTCGAGGAGGTGGCGCAGAAGATGGGCCTGCGCGACCCGATCATCGTGCAATACGGCCGCTACATGGCCGGCCTGGCGCGCGGCGACCTCGGCCAGTCCTATATCAGGCCGCGCAGCGGCGGCGTCGCCGCCGGCGGCCAGTACGTCGACCCGACCAAGGCGGAGATGGCGCCGGTCGCCGACCTGATCCTGGAGCGCCTGCCGCTGACCCTGCAGCTCGGCGGCGTCGCCCTGGTCTTCGCGCTGATCATATCCTTCCCCATCGGCGTCGCCGGCGGGCTGCACCAGAACGGCTGGCAGAACGCACTGGCCTTCGGCGTGCAGTCGCTGTTCGTGTCGATCCCGAACTTCTGGCTGGCGATCATCCTGATCCTGTTCCTGTCGGTGAAGCTGAACTGGCTGCCGGCGCTCGGCTACAAGGGCTTCTCCTACGTGCTGCTGCCGGCCTTCGTGCTGGCGGTCGAGATCTCGCCCTTCATCATCCGCACCCTGACCACGGCGCTGGGCGAGGTGATGCAGGCCTCCTTCATCGACGAGGCCCGGGTGCGCGGCCTGTCGCGCCGGCGCATCGTCTATGCCCACGCCCTGCGCAATTCGGCGGTGCCGCTGGTCAACCTGCTCGGCATCCAGCTCTCGACCCTGATCGGCGGCGTCCTCGTCATCGAATACATCTTCGACTATCCCGGCCTCGGCAACCTCACCGTCGTCTCGGTGCTCGGTCGCGACTTTCCGGTGATCCAGGGCATCGCCATCACCACCAGCGCCGTCTTCGTCTTCATCAACATCCTGGTCGACCTCGTCGCCTATCTCATCGATCCCCGGGTGGAGATCTGA
- a CDS encoding allantoate amidohydrolase, with the protein MSGATLHELIAAFAAHGDSGDGGVCRLTGSAEDKAARDHLADEIRRRGLALTVDPIGNMFGAASLAPSSDEAVLVGSHLDSQPTGGRYDGAYGVLAGLLAVEAVAARAAREPGAAKRNLALANWTNEEGARFQPSLTGSSVQAGLLPLDAALALTDGEGVTLGEALAGIGYRGAGTRPFAPARYVELHVEQGPRLEDAGLDIGVVEGAWAARKLSLVFLGEPSHTGPTPMGRRRDALRAAARAIDLIYDGIEASGTGAHASAARIIVHPNSPNVVPDRVQVWFEIRHEDEAMAATLGDRFLAQVAAAARPLGVGVTVAVDERRGAALLDGAGAALVRAAARDLGLSTLAMKTVAGHDALALQKVMPASLIFVPSRDGLSHNPREFTDETALDKGLAVLTEVLWRMVTAEG; encoded by the coding sequence ATGAGCGGCGCAACCCTGCACGAGCTCATCGCCGCCTTCGCCGCCCATGGCGACAGCGGCGATGGCGGCGTATGCCGCCTGACGGGCTCGGCCGAGGACAAAGCGGCGCGCGACCATCTGGCGGACGAGATCCGCCGGCGGGGCCTGGCGCTGACCGTCGATCCCATCGGCAACATGTTCGGTGCGGCGAGCCTGGCGCCATCCTCTGATGAAGCCGTGCTCGTCGGCTCACATCTCGACAGCCAGCCGACCGGCGGGCGCTATGACGGCGCCTATGGCGTGCTGGCGGGGCTGCTGGCGGTCGAGGCGGTCGCCGCCCGGGCGGCGAGGGAACCGGGGGCGGCCAAGCGCAATCTTGCCCTCGCCAACTGGACCAACGAGGAGGGCGCGCGCTTCCAGCCGAGCCTCACCGGCAGCTCCGTCCAGGCCGGGCTGCTGCCCCTTGACGCCGCCCTGGCGCTCACCGACGGCGAGGGTGTGACGCTCGGCGAGGCGCTCGCTGGCATTGGCTATCGCGGCGCGGGCACACGGCCCTTCGCGCCGGCGCGCTATGTCGAGCTGCATGTCGAGCAGGGCCCGCGGCTCGAGGACGCGGGGCTCGACATCGGCGTGGTCGAGGGCGCCTGGGCGGCGCGCAAGCTGTCGCTGGTCTTTCTCGGCGAGCCCTCCCATACCGGCCCGACGCCGATGGGCCGCCGCCGCGACGCGCTGCGGGCGGCGGCCCGCGCCATCGACCTCATCTACGACGGCATCGAGGCCAGCGGCACCGGCGCCCACGCCTCGGCGGCGCGGATCATCGTGCATCCCAACTCGCCCAATGTCGTGCCGGACCGGGTTCAGGTCTGGTTCGAGATCCGCCACGAGGACGAGGCCATGGCGGCCACGCTCGGCGACCGGTTCCTGGCGCAGGTCGCGGCGGCGGCGCGCCCCCTGGGTGTGGGCGTCACGGTCGCGGTGGACGAGCGGCGGGGCGCGGCCTTGCTCGACGGAGCCGGGGCGGCATTGGTTCGCGCCGCGGCGCGGGACCTCGGCCTGTCCACGCTGGCGATGAAGACGGTGGCCGGCCACGACGCGCTCGCTCTGCAGAAAGTCATGCCGGCCTCGCTGATCTTCGTGCCGAGCCGCGACGGCCTCAGCCACAACCCCCGGGAGTTCACGGATGAGACGGCGCTGGACAAGGGGCTGGCGGTGCTGACGGAGGTGCTGTGGCGGATGGTGACGGCGGAGGGGTGA
- a CDS encoding sugar phosphate isomerase/epimerase family protein, translating to MPSFALAPLTFLACPPPELVTLAAGAGYDHVGLRVLPASPGGLAHPLASDPALLRETLARMAATGVGVFDLEVIRIGPGFRLADCTALLELGEALGARAVVVAGDDPDESRLAAGFAAVCEAARPFGLTADLEFMPWTCVPTARAALRIVEAAAEPNGGVLVDPLHVARSATTLADIAAIPAGRLHYAQICDAPAAAPATVEGLILAARSERLLPGEGDIDLAGLFRILPAGLPVSVEVPTTSRAHLGREAWAHAALAAARSAVAPR from the coding sequence ATGCCCAGCTTCGCCCTCGCCCCGCTCACCTTCCTCGCCTGTCCGCCGCCCGAGCTGGTGACGCTGGCGGCCGGCGCCGGCTACGACCATGTCGGCCTCCGCGTCCTGCCGGCCTCGCCCGGCGGCCTTGCCCATCCGCTGGCGAGCGATCCGGCCCTGCTGCGCGAGACGCTGGCGCGCATGGCCGCCACCGGGGTCGGCGTCTTCGATCTGGAGGTCATCCGCATCGGGCCCGGGTTCCGCCTCGCCGACTGCACGGCCCTCCTCGAACTGGGCGAGGCGCTCGGCGCCCGCGCCGTCGTGGTGGCCGGCGACGATCCCGACGAATCCCGTCTCGCCGCCGGCTTTGCCGCGGTCTGCGAGGCCGCCCGGCCCTTCGGCCTCACCGCCGACCTGGAGTTCATGCCCTGGACCTGCGTCCCGACGGCGCGGGCCGCGCTGCGCATCGTCGAGGCCGCCGCCGAGCCCAATGGCGGCGTGCTGGTGGACCCGCTCCATGTCGCGCGGTCGGCCACGACCCTCGCCGACATCGCCGCCATTCCGGCCGGCCGCCTCCACTACGCCCAGATCTGCGACGCCCCGGCCGCGGCGCCGGCGACCGTCGAGGGCCTGATCCTCGCGGCGCGCTCCGAGCGGCTGCTGCCGGGCGAAGGCGACATCGACCTCGCCGGCCTGTTCCGCATCCTGCCGGCCGGCCTTCCCGTCAGCGTCGAGGTGCCGACGACGAGCCGCGCCCATCTCGGCCGCGAGGCATGGGCGCACGCAGCCCTGGCCGCCGCGCGCAGCGCGGTTGCTCCCCGCTGA